The Pseudarthrobacter sulfonivorans genome includes a window with the following:
- a CDS encoding AAA family ATPase, whose product MDNFVGSIFLNGTVGAGKTTVAGCIGRILRQKAVAHAIIDLDSIRQAWPAPPSDRFNHELEMVNLASLVGNYADAGVEAFVLAGVIEDATEIPRYRKALGGRPLEICRITADESVLRTRLNARHQNDPDGLLWHLNRAVELENILVNQSLDDFVVDSSDKSAEVVAREVLELAVQGPLTADCTRNKCILRG is encoded by the coding sequence ATGGACAATTTTGTCGGAAGTATCTTCCTGAATGGAACAGTCGGCGCCGGCAAGACGACGGTAGCTGGTTGTATCGGGAGGATCTTGCGACAGAAAGCCGTTGCCCACGCCATCATCGATCTGGATTCGATACGCCAGGCCTGGCCAGCACCACCGAGCGATAGATTCAACCATGAGCTCGAGATGGTCAATCTCGCATCGCTGGTCGGAAATTATGCTGACGCCGGCGTCGAGGCATTCGTACTTGCTGGCGTCATTGAGGATGCCACCGAAATTCCGCGCTATCGAAAGGCGTTGGGAGGCAGGCCACTTGAAATCTGTCGGATTACCGCCGATGAATCGGTCCTCCGGACCCGCCTGAACGCCCGCCACCAGAATGACCCCGACGGGCTTCTCTGGCACTTGAACCGGGCTGTCGAGCTAGAGAACATCCTAGTGAATCAGTCACTGGATGACTTCGTGGTGGATTCTTCGGACAAGTCAGCAGAAGTGGTGGCACGGGAAGTCTTGGAGCTGGCCGTCCAGGGTCCCCTAACGGCAGATTGCACTAGGAACAAGTGCATACTTCGCGGATGA
- a CDS encoding tyrosine-type recombinase/integrase gives MAVDGSGRVHLLGSVQLLHPEQQSFDQMLDGWRNQQLSRNLKFDTIDQRIRYVRRFVDHVNEFPWHWTPAHVEEYFGDLRSIRHLSHSTLRAHQSALRHFTSYIANPDYGWDRVCEERFGTHPAQVFYEWNTATHVQEFEGRPSKRAYTKEELQRLFDHADDEVQVIEASGKKGWQAAYRDAVMLKMAYSYGLRFNELRHLQTVDFATNPHARKFGKFGVCKVRFGKSRKASPPKPRSVLTVFDWTAGVLEDWLANGRGTLHTLDLFPSERGGLIVESTLLRRLRRYLDELGMPADGLDLHSLRRSYATHLLEAGWDPRFVQYQMGHEYASTTGIYQFVSDDFRSTTLRASLDRTMDQALGNKSGGQR, from the coding sequence ATGGCAGTCGATGGATCCGGACGGGTGCACCTTCTGGGCTCCGTCCAGCTGCTTCATCCTGAACAGCAGTCCTTCGATCAGATGCTCGATGGCTGGCGGAACCAGCAGCTGTCTCGGAACCTGAAGTTCGACACCATTGACCAGCGCATCCGGTATGTTCGCAGGTTCGTGGATCATGTGAATGAATTTCCGTGGCATTGGACGCCGGCCCATGTCGAGGAGTATTTCGGGGACCTGCGCTCGATCCGGCACTTGAGCCACTCGACGCTTCGGGCCCACCAGTCCGCGCTGCGTCACTTCACGTCGTACATCGCCAATCCCGATTATGGCTGGGACCGGGTCTGCGAAGAGCGCTTTGGTACCCATCCGGCCCAGGTCTTCTATGAGTGGAACACGGCCACCCATGTGCAGGAATTCGAAGGCCGACCCTCCAAGCGTGCCTACACGAAAGAGGAACTCCAGAGGCTTTTTGACCACGCCGATGACGAGGTTCAAGTCATTGAGGCCTCGGGCAAGAAGGGTTGGCAGGCGGCCTACCGCGACGCTGTGATGCTCAAAATGGCTTACTCCTACGGCCTTCGGTTCAATGAGCTGCGGCACCTGCAGACCGTCGATTTCGCAACCAACCCGCACGCGCGCAAGTTCGGGAAATTCGGTGTTTGCAAGGTCCGGTTCGGCAAGTCCCGCAAGGCATCACCGCCCAAGCCCCGCAGCGTCCTGACGGTCTTCGACTGGACCGCCGGCGTCCTTGAGGATTGGCTAGCCAACGGCCGAGGGACCCTTCACACCCTCGATCTCTTCCCCAGCGAACGCGGCGGCCTGATCGTCGAGTCCACCCTGCTGCGGCGGCTCCGGCGGTATCTGGACGAGCTGGGGATGCCTGCGGACGGGTTGGATCTGCATTCCCTGCGGCGCTCTTATGCCACGCACCTGTTGGAGGCCGGATGGGATCCTAGATTCGTGCAATATCAAATGGGCCACGAGTACGCCTCGACCACAGGCATCTACCAATTTGTCAGCGACGACTTCCGCAGCACCACGCTGCGGGCGTCCCTGGACCGCACGATGGACCAGGCACTCGGCAACAAATCGGGAGGTCAGCGATGA
- a CDS encoding helix-turn-helix domain-containing protein yields the protein MKREVEYTWRLSELMAARGLHNTTDLIPLLAERGIILSRPQVYRIVNQKPERVALQVIAAICDIFSCGPEDLITVTAADVRARKTGTGNSPNVVDLNRTVRPRRARIIDDDH from the coding sequence ATGAAGCGCGAGGTCGAATACACGTGGCGGCTGTCCGAGCTGATGGCAGCACGCGGTCTTCACAACACCACCGATCTCATCCCCCTGCTCGCCGAGCGCGGAATCATCCTGTCCCGGCCCCAGGTCTACCGCATCGTCAACCAGAAGCCCGAGCGGGTCGCTCTGCAGGTCATCGCTGCGATATGCGACATCTTCTCCTGCGGCCCCGAGGACCTCATCACCGTCACCGCCGCCGACGTCCGGGCACGCAAGACCGGAACCGGCAACTCCCCCAACGTCGTCGACCTGAACCGCACCGTCCGCCCGCGCCGGGCCCGCATCATCGACGATGACCACTGA
- a CDS encoding Lrp/AsnC family transcriptional regulator, translating into MITAFVLIKTDAARIPETAEEISAIPGISEVYSVTGEWDLIAVARVARHEDLADVIADKLSKVPAVVHTTTHIAFRAYSQHDLDAAFSLGFEQ; encoded by the coding sequence GTGATCACCGCATTCGTTCTGATCAAGACCGACGCCGCGCGCATCCCGGAAACCGCCGAGGAAATTTCCGCGATCCCAGGCATCAGCGAGGTCTATTCCGTAACGGGCGAATGGGACCTCATCGCCGTTGCCCGCGTCGCCCGGCACGAGGACCTGGCCGACGTCATTGCCGACAAGCTGTCGAAGGTACCAGCGGTGGTTCACACCACCACACACATTGCGTTCCGTGCCTACTCGCAACACGATCTCGACGCGGCATTCTCTCTCGGCTTCGAACAGTAG
- a CDS encoding DUF6176 family protein: MECITWFAPILPGKLEAWKAFDDEAKGPRWEEHDRSRKRMGVVREVASLMQTPEGDFVCLFQEAKDLAKAFQGLAQSDDPYDVWFRERIMDVHGLTQEMLEGPPPATVTFDYHNDEG, translated from the coding sequence ATGGAGTGCATTACTTGGTTCGCCCCGATTCTGCCCGGCAAACTGGAGGCCTGGAAGGCGTTCGATGATGAAGCCAAGGGGCCAAGGTGGGAAGAGCACGACCGGTCCCGAAAGCGCATGGGAGTGGTTCGCGAAGTCGCATCGCTCATGCAGACTCCGGAGGGGGACTTCGTCTGCCTCTTTCAAGAGGCCAAGGATCTCGCCAAGGCCTTCCAAGGGCTCGCGCAGTCGGACGATCCCTACGACGTGTGGTTCCGGGAACGCATCATGGACGTCCACGGATTGACGCAGGAAATGTTGGAGGGACCCCCACCGGCAACGGTCACCTTCGATTATCACAACGACGAGGGCTAA
- a CDS encoding VOC family protein, with the protein MQKISTCLWFENQAEEAAKFYVSVFGDSRILDVSRFGEGGPGQAGQVITVEFEIEGRKFMALNGGAPANFTEAVSFVVDCSDQAEVDRYWSALTDGGAESMCGWLKDRYGVSWQIVPSVLGSLIGGPDPEGAQRAMQAMLGMQKLDIAALQTAYDG; encoded by the coding sequence ATGCAGAAGATTTCCACATGCCTGTGGTTCGAGAACCAGGCCGAAGAGGCCGCCAAGTTCTATGTGTCAGTCTTCGGCGACTCCAGGATTCTGGACGTCTCGCGGTTCGGCGAGGGCGGTCCCGGTCAGGCCGGGCAAGTCATCACAGTGGAGTTTGAGATCGAAGGCCGAAAGTTCATGGCGCTCAACGGGGGAGCGCCGGCCAACTTCACGGAAGCCGTCTCATTTGTGGTCGACTGTTCCGACCAGGCGGAAGTGGACCGCTACTGGTCGGCGCTGACGGACGGCGGGGCGGAGAGCATGTGCGGCTGGCTGAAGGACCGCTACGGCGTGTCCTGGCAGATCGTGCCGTCGGTCCTGGGCTCACTGATTGGCGGTCCGGATCCGGAGGGTGCCCAGCGGGCAATGCAGGCCATGCTCGGGATGCAGAAGCTTGATATCGCCGCACTTCAGACGGCTTATGACGGTTAG
- a CDS encoding uridine kinase family protein encodes MDNNLSRIQNAVAHAPSISGIKIVGIDGPSGSGKSTLAGKLAFLLKAPVIQIDDFVSWNDFSGWWPRLEAQVLDPLLRRRPAVYQQRDWESDEFGDSLGMWATVDWSPVVIIEGVTCTRQSSVGKIAVTIWVEAPKEERLRRGIERDGEDHRGLWDKWMETERKFFDWDETRSRADIIVPGT; translated from the coding sequence GTGGACAACAATTTATCGCGCATCCAAAATGCCGTGGCGCATGCGCCCTCCATCAGCGGCATCAAGATAGTCGGAATCGACGGGCCCTCGGGGTCTGGCAAGAGCACCCTCGCGGGCAAATTGGCTTTCTTGCTGAAAGCACCGGTCATTCAAATCGATGACTTCGTTTCCTGGAACGACTTTTCCGGGTGGTGGCCCAGACTCGAGGCCCAGGTTCTGGACCCGCTACTGCGCAGGCGGCCTGCCGTCTACCAGCAACGGGACTGGGAGAGCGACGAATTCGGCGATTCTCTTGGGATGTGGGCCACGGTGGACTGGAGTCCGGTGGTAATCATCGAAGGAGTCACGTGTACTCGCCAATCGAGCGTAGGAAAAATCGCGGTCACCATTTGGGTGGAGGCGCCGAAAGAGGAGCGTCTCCGACGCGGCATAGAACGAGACGGAGAAGACCACCGAGGACTGTGGGATAAATGGATGGAGACAGAGCGCAAGTTCTTTGACTGGGACGAGACTCGCAGTCGAGCTGACATCATTGTGCCTGGAACTTAG
- the qcrA gene encoding cytochrome bc1 complex Rieske iron-sulfur subunit: MGNHSDGSPNHSGTVATAGQNEVEKFQDPGIPPHRLRLADTDPKAAKRAERQVAVLFGASVVGTLIFLVAYFAIDLGDGTSIATIRLQNALLGLGTAFAMLGIGTGIVHWAKALMPDHEVSEERHPIRTEEDRLAAVRIVDDIVEETGIKRRPLIRNTLLGAVALAPLPAIAVFGDLGPRPDRALAHTMWAPQEGKLKRLTRDPDGTPIKASDVTIGSAFHVIPEGLNELHEGKLNEKAKAVVLLMRLDPASLNPSAGREDWSYNGIVAYSKICTHVGCPVALYEQQTHHLLCPCHQSTFDLTNECKVIFGPASRPLPQLPIAVDAEGYLVATSDFNEPVGPSYWERDEHERSIKS; this comes from the coding sequence ATGGGCAACCATAGTGACGGCAGTCCGAACCACTCGGGCACCGTAGCTACGGCTGGTCAGAATGAGGTGGAGAAGTTCCAGGATCCTGGAATTCCCCCGCACCGTTTGCGCCTGGCCGACACGGACCCGAAGGCCGCAAAGCGTGCAGAACGGCAGGTCGCCGTACTTTTCGGCGCGTCAGTTGTCGGCACCCTGATCTTCCTGGTGGCGTACTTTGCCATCGACTTGGGCGATGGCACAAGTATCGCCACCATACGGCTGCAGAACGCCCTGCTGGGCCTTGGCACCGCGTTTGCGATGCTCGGCATCGGCACCGGTATTGTGCACTGGGCCAAGGCCCTGATGCCGGACCATGAAGTCTCCGAAGAACGCCATCCCATCCGCACCGAAGAAGACCGCTTGGCGGCAGTCCGGATCGTGGATGACATCGTGGAAGAGACCGGCATCAAGCGCCGCCCGCTCATCCGCAACACCCTGCTCGGCGCTGTGGCCCTGGCCCCGCTTCCCGCAATTGCGGTTTTCGGTGACCTCGGCCCCCGCCCCGACCGGGCGCTGGCCCACACCATGTGGGCACCGCAGGAAGGCAAGCTCAAGCGCCTCACCCGCGACCCCGACGGCACACCCATCAAGGCCTCTGACGTCACCATCGGGTCGGCTTTCCACGTTATTCCTGAGGGCCTGAACGAATTGCATGAAGGCAAGCTCAACGAAAAGGCCAAGGCAGTTGTACTGCTGATGCGCCTGGATCCCGCCTCGCTGAACCCCTCGGCGGGCCGCGAAGACTGGAGCTACAACGGGATCGTTGCCTACTCCAAGATCTGCACCCACGTCGGTTGCCCCGTTGCTCTGTACGAGCAGCAGACGCACCACCTGCTGTGCCCGTGCCACCAGTCCACTTTTGACCTCACGAACGAGTGCAAAGTGATCTTTGGCCCCGCCAGCCGGCCCCTCCCCCAGCTGCCGATTGCAGTGGACGCCGAGGGCTACCTGGTCGCAACCAGCGACTTCAATGAACCTGTAGGACCGAGTTACTGGGAGCGTGATGAGCATGAGCGCAGCATCAAGAGCTGA
- a CDS encoding adenylyl-sulfate kinase: MVNMRSEVLFIGGRAGVGKSSLAFELHAELAQAEIKHCVIEGDNLDLAFPPPWEYQLAERNLAAVWGNYRDLGYLRMIYTNTVSVRFTEELAAAMGDDPKVTAVLLTSSDEAAAARLRGRIQGSDFQDHLERSIAAARELDFSTPAWVHRISTDDRGVKDVASEVISLLGWTGVGSED; encoded by the coding sequence ATGGTGAACATGCGCAGTGAGGTTCTTTTCATTGGTGGCCGCGCCGGCGTGGGTAAGAGTTCGCTGGCCTTTGAGCTCCATGCCGAGCTCGCTCAAGCTGAAATCAAACATTGCGTGATTGAAGGCGACAACCTGGACCTGGCGTTCCCGCCTCCGTGGGAATATCAACTGGCCGAACGGAATCTGGCTGCTGTTTGGGGAAATTATCGGGATCTTGGTTACCTGCGGATGATCTACACCAATACTGTGAGTGTCCGATTCACGGAGGAGTTGGCCGCCGCCATGGGTGACGATCCCAAGGTGACAGCGGTGCTTCTGACTTCCAGCGACGAGGCAGCCGCAGCCCGGTTGCGAGGACGCATCCAGGGAAGCGACTTCCAAGACCATCTCGAGCGAAGTATTGCCGCAGCCCGCGAACTCGACTTCTCGACGCCGGCATGGGTGCACCGGATATCTACGGACGACCGCGGCGTGAAAGATGTCGCTTCAGAGGTAATCTCCCTTTTGGGATGGACTGGTGTCGGCTCCGAAGACTGA
- a CDS encoding VOC family protein, whose product MRLIQVAQQAHDLQRAAEFYSQLLGVQPAAVYDPPGLLFFDLDGVRLLLERGAPSSVLYLEVEDVRTSISVLQGRGVEVVARPQVIFHHGDATLGPAGTDEWMAFIRDSEGNTVGLVSRHPPAVVPDAAPD is encoded by the coding sequence GTGCGCCTGATCCAGGTGGCCCAGCAGGCACATGACCTCCAGCGGGCCGCAGAGTTCTATTCACAACTGCTCGGGGTGCAGCCAGCGGCGGTCTACGACCCGCCGGGACTGCTGTTCTTCGATCTCGACGGCGTCCGGCTCCTGCTGGAGCGCGGCGCACCGTCGTCGGTCCTGTATCTGGAGGTGGAGGACGTCCGGACTAGCATCAGCGTCCTGCAGGGCAGGGGAGTGGAAGTAGTTGCGCGGCCGCAGGTGATCTTCCACCATGGAGACGCCACCCTGGGTCCGGCGGGAACCGATGAGTGGATGGCCTTCATCCGTGACTCGGAAGGGAACACGGTGGGGCTGGTCAGCCGGCATCCACCGGCCGTTGTGCCGGATGCGGCCCCGGACTAG
- a CDS encoding recombinase XerD, with protein MTTELPEGLIPRKTVRGRPRTSGTVQCARCGRNAGKTRASWPEGKICGPCFTVATRTHGTCPDCGHHRLLPGPPAQDGGPRCAPCAGILHNFHCARCNHEGEFYRRGICARCALRDDLTALLLTNPADRTPANRLVDVLCQADRPESIITWKRSAKVQALLTAVSSGQTPLSHEGLDSHRDTAGRAADHLRALLVHHGLLPHQDPYLSRFEAWIDVKLRPMPAEVAKPVEHFAKWHHLRRIRAMATPGKTAQGPVHSAKQEITETIKFLDWLWQTHHRTAATCTQQDVDTWLTTGPTTRKAIRTFFIFAKKTGTNLRVEIGHYAAKGRPAIPQEQRLAWLKELLTGTSESLPYRVAGTLLLLYAQPLVRVAALRTDAVNINDTTGTITISLGTHPVPVPQPFAELLSHHLRNRPNLRTASGTESHWLFPGSRAGQHLHPNTIMLRLRGLGIELLGSRNTALDEHLSVTPPPLVADALGYSYQVTFLHADAAGDAWSRYVGQTRPK; from the coding sequence ATGACCACTGAACTCCCGGAAGGACTCATCCCGCGCAAAACCGTCCGCGGACGGCCTCGCACAAGCGGAACCGTCCAGTGCGCCCGCTGCGGCCGCAACGCCGGCAAGACCCGGGCGAGCTGGCCGGAAGGCAAGATCTGCGGTCCCTGCTTCACCGTGGCGACCCGCACCCACGGCACCTGCCCCGACTGCGGCCACCACAGGCTACTCCCCGGCCCACCCGCACAGGATGGAGGACCACGGTGCGCCCCCTGCGCCGGTATCCTCCACAACTTCCACTGCGCCCGCTGCAACCACGAAGGTGAGTTCTACCGCCGCGGCATCTGCGCCCGCTGCGCACTCAGGGACGACCTCACCGCCTTGCTGCTCACGAATCCGGCGGATCGGACACCCGCAAACCGCCTGGTCGATGTCCTCTGCCAAGCTGATCGACCGGAAAGCATCATCACCTGGAAACGCTCCGCCAAGGTCCAGGCGCTCCTGACGGCCGTCTCGAGCGGACAGACTCCCCTGAGCCACGAAGGCCTCGACAGTCACCGCGATACGGCGGGACGGGCAGCCGACCATCTCCGGGCCCTACTCGTGCATCACGGGCTCCTCCCCCACCAGGACCCCTATCTGAGCCGCTTCGAAGCCTGGATCGACGTCAAGCTGCGCCCCATGCCGGCCGAAGTTGCCAAACCCGTCGAGCATTTCGCCAAATGGCACCACCTCCGACGCATCCGTGCCATGGCAACCCCGGGCAAAACGGCCCAGGGGCCGGTGCACTCCGCCAAACAGGAAATCACCGAAACCATCAAGTTCCTCGACTGGCTCTGGCAGACCCATCACCGCACAGCCGCCACCTGCACCCAGCAGGACGTGGACACCTGGCTCACGACCGGGCCGACCACGAGGAAAGCCATCCGGACTTTCTTCATCTTCGCGAAAAAGACCGGCACGAACTTGCGAGTCGAAATCGGGCACTACGCCGCTAAAGGCCGGCCTGCCATCCCGCAGGAACAACGCCTTGCCTGGCTAAAGGAACTGCTCACCGGCACCAGCGAGTCCCTGCCCTACAGAGTCGCCGGGACATTGCTCCTCCTCTATGCCCAACCCCTGGTCCGGGTGGCCGCGCTCCGCACCGACGCGGTCAACATCAATGACACCACCGGCACGATCACGATCTCCCTAGGCACGCATCCAGTGCCTGTCCCGCAGCCTTTCGCGGAACTCCTCAGCCATCACCTCCGGAACCGCCCCAACCTCCGAACAGCATCAGGTACAGAAAGCCACTGGCTCTTCCCCGGAAGCCGGGCAGGCCAGCACCTCCACCCGAACACGATCATGCTCAGGCTCCGTGGCCTCGGAATTGAACTGCTCGGATCACGCAACACGGCACTGGACGAGCACCTCTCCGTCACACCGCCACCCTTGGTCGCCGACGCACTCGGCTACAGCTACCAGGTCACCTTCCTCCACGCCGACGCAGCAGGTGACGCATGGTCCCGCTACGTCGGGCAAACGAGGCCCAAATAG
- the ctaE gene encoding aa3-type cytochrome oxidase subunit III, which produces MTSATHAPSTPAHPTLNRPNMVSVGTVVWLSSELMFFAGLFAMYFTLRSTSGQMWAEETAKLNFPFALVNTIVLVASSFTCQMGVFAAERLQPRKTGGPFQFSRWGMNEWFTLTFIMGAFFVAGQATEYAMLVSEHVSLSSNAYGSAFYMTTGFHGLHVIGGLIAFLFIIGRSFAAKKFGHFEATSAIVTSYYWHFVDVVWIGLFLVIYVLK; this is translated from the coding sequence GTGACATCTGCGACCCATGCCCCCAGTACCCCGGCGCACCCCACGCTGAACCGCCCCAATATGGTTTCTGTCGGAACCGTAGTCTGGCTGTCCAGTGAGTTGATGTTCTTCGCCGGTCTCTTCGCCATGTACTTCACGCTGCGCTCCACGAGCGGACAGATGTGGGCGGAAGAGACAGCCAAGCTCAACTTCCCCTTTGCGCTCGTCAACACGATCGTCCTCGTGGCCAGTTCCTTTACTTGCCAGATGGGCGTCTTCGCCGCCGAACGGCTGCAGCCTCGCAAAACAGGCGGCCCGTTCCAGTTCTCCCGCTGGGGCATGAACGAATGGTTCACGCTGACCTTCATCATGGGTGCGTTCTTCGTCGCCGGCCAGGCAACTGAATACGCAATGCTTGTTTCAGAGCACGTTTCGCTCTCATCCAACGCCTACGGCTCAGCGTTCTACATGACCACCGGCTTCCACGGCCTGCACGTCATCGGCGGCCTCATAGCTTTCCTCTTCATCATCGGGCGCTCGTTCGCAGCAAAGAAGTTCGGCCACTTCGAAGCAACTTCCGCGATCGTCACGTCTTACTACTGGCACTTTGTGGACGTTGTCTGGATCGGCCTCTTCCTGGTCATCTACGTACTGAAGTAG
- the trpD gene encoding anthranilate phosphoribosyltransferase, producing the protein MTSQATAPADSNTWPRLISALINGTDLTADNTAWAMDRIMSGEATPAQIAGFLVALSAKGETVDEISGLVEAMLRHATPIDIPGEKLDIVGTGGDQLNTVNISTMSALVAAGAGAKVVKHGNRAASSSSGSADVLEALGVRLDLPVAQVARNAGEAGITFCFAQVFHPSFRHTAVPRRELAIPTAFNFLGPLTNPALVQASAVGVANARMAPLVAGVLAKRGSRGLVFRGNDGLDELTTTGPSTVWEIRDGAVTELNFEPAELGIRPATVEELRGGDAQANAAVVRDVLAGKSGAARDAVLLNAAAGLVAFDELSDGPFLERMRSALARAAESIDTGAAAAVLDKWVSLTRP; encoded by the coding sequence GTGACTTCTCAGGCAACCGCGCCGGCGGACAGCAACACCTGGCCGCGGCTCATCTCGGCTCTTATCAACGGCACTGACCTCACTGCGGACAATACCGCTTGGGCGATGGACAGAATCATGTCCGGGGAGGCCACCCCCGCGCAGATCGCCGGATTCCTGGTTGCCCTCAGTGCCAAGGGTGAAACCGTGGACGAAATCTCGGGCCTGGTGGAAGCGATGCTGCGCCATGCAACACCCATTGATATCCCTGGTGAGAAGCTGGACATCGTTGGTACCGGCGGTGACCAGCTCAATACGGTCAACATTTCCACCATGTCCGCCCTCGTTGCTGCGGGCGCCGGAGCGAAGGTCGTAAAGCACGGCAACCGAGCAGCGTCATCGTCCTCCGGATCGGCTGACGTGCTTGAAGCGCTAGGGGTCAGGCTCGATCTCCCGGTGGCCCAGGTGGCACGCAACGCGGGGGAGGCTGGAATCACTTTCTGCTTCGCACAGGTATTCCACCCGTCCTTCCGTCACACCGCCGTACCCCGCCGGGAGCTCGCCATCCCCACCGCGTTTAATTTCCTGGGCCCGCTGACCAACCCGGCCCTTGTTCAGGCCTCCGCCGTGGGAGTGGCGAATGCCCGGATGGCTCCGCTGGTGGCGGGCGTCCTGGCGAAGCGCGGCAGCCGTGGCCTGGTTTTCCGTGGCAATGACGGACTGGATGAACTGACCACCACGGGCCCCTCAACCGTCTGGGAAATCCGTGACGGCGCTGTCACTGAGCTGAATTTTGAGCCGGCCGAGCTGGGCATCCGTCCTGCGACGGTGGAGGAACTCCGTGGCGGCGACGCCCAGGCGAACGCCGCCGTCGTCCGTGATGTCCTGGCCGGTAAGAGCGGTGCAGCGCGGGATGCCGTGCTGCTTAATGCGGCCGCCGGGCTGGTGGCTTTTGATGAGTTGTCCGACGGCCCGTTCCTGGAGCGCATGCGTTCGGCGCTTGCCCGGGCCGCGGAGTCGATTGATACCGGTGCTGCCGCTGCGGTCCTCGATAAGTGGGTTTCCCTGACGCGGCCTTGA
- a CDS encoding DUF3054 domain-containing protein, whose product MTWTQHQSLTGGRRAITVAALSDVVLILVFAAIGRDAHQRGDVVTGVFLTAWPFLAGAAIAWLAGRAWQRPLSMATGVVIWLGAVAGGMILRAVTGQSVVVAFVVVALLSLGLFLVGYRALLALVRRHRKR is encoded by the coding sequence ATGACCTGGACCCAGCACCAATCCTTGACCGGCGGCAGGCGCGCCATCACCGTGGCGGCACTGTCCGACGTCGTCCTCATCCTCGTTTTCGCGGCCATCGGCAGGGATGCCCACCAGCGCGGCGACGTCGTCACCGGCGTGTTCCTCACCGCATGGCCGTTCCTGGCCGGGGCCGCCATCGCCTGGTTGGCGGGGCGGGCCTGGCAGCGTCCGCTGTCCATGGCAACCGGCGTCGTGATCTGGCTTGGCGCCGTTGCCGGCGGCATGATCCTGAGGGCAGTGACGGGACAGAGTGTGGTGGTGGCGTTCGTGGTTGTTGCGCTCTTGAGCCTGGGGCTGTTCCTGGTGGGCTACCGGGCACTTCTTGCGCTGGTACGCAGGCATAGAAAGAGGTGA
- the qcrC gene encoding cytochrome bc1 complex diheme cytochrome c subunit — MKALSQKRRHPLAVIALLLMGLLVTGGLYAVATTVNEAKASTTSFSANDTAEGEKLFEANCATCHGMGASGSQDGPSLVGVGAASVDFQVGTGRMPMQMNGPQAYKKPAQFNEAQTHQLSAYVASLGAGPAIPEEHLLDEQGDAAKGGELFRVNCAMCHNAAAAGGALTRGKFAPALADVSGKHIYEAMVTGPQNMPVFSDTNVTPEGKRDIVTFLKQIEANGSPGGADLGALGPVSEGLFVWIAGLGVIIAFTIWLTSRTS; from the coding sequence GTGAAGGCTCTCTCGCAAAAGCGGCGTCACCCACTCGCAGTAATCGCGCTGCTACTGATGGGACTCCTCGTCACTGGTGGGCTGTACGCCGTTGCCACCACCGTCAACGAGGCCAAGGCATCCACCACCAGCTTCAGCGCCAATGACACCGCCGAAGGCGAAAAGCTCTTTGAAGCTAACTGCGCCACCTGCCACGGCATGGGCGCGAGCGGCAGCCAGGATGGCCCCTCGCTGGTTGGCGTCGGTGCCGCGTCCGTTGATTTCCAGGTGGGTACCGGGCGGATGCCCATGCAGATGAACGGTCCCCAGGCGTACAAAAAGCCGGCCCAGTTCAACGAGGCCCAGACCCACCAGCTTTCAGCCTACGTAGCTTCCCTGGGAGCCGGCCCGGCAATTCCTGAAGAACACCTGCTTGATGAGCAGGGTGACGCCGCCAAGGGTGGCGAGCTCTTCCGCGTGAACTGCGCGATGTGCCACAACGCAGCAGCAGCCGGCGGTGCACTCACCCGCGGCAAGTTCGCTCCCGCCCTTGCCGATGTATCCGGCAAGCACATCTACGAAGCGATGGTCACCGGGCCGCAGAACATGCCCGTCTTCAGTGACACAAACGTCACCCCTGAGGGCAAGCGCGACATCGTCACGTTCCTGAAGCAGATCGAGGCCAACGGCTCCCCCGGTGGCGCTGACCTCGGCGCCCTCGGTCCCGTCTCTGAAGGCCTCTTCGTCTGGATTGCAGGCCTGGGTGTCATCATCGCCTTCACCATCTGGCTTACTTCCCGGACGTCTTAG